From a single Mycobacteriales bacterium genomic region:
- a CDS encoding biotin carboxylase N-terminal domain-containing protein, whose product MRKVLIANRGEIAVRVVRACRDAGLASVAVYAEPDRDAKHVRLADEAFALGGTTAADSYLVVDKVLAAARESGADAVHPGYGFLSENAEFAQAVLDAGLTWIGPPPEAIRVLGDKVAARHLAAEVGAPQVPGTSDPVAGPEEVLAFAEEHGLPVAIKAAFGGGGRGLKVARTREEIPELFASAVREAEAAFGRGECFVERYLDRPRHVEAQIMADQHGTVTVVGTRDCSLQRRHQKLVEEAPAPFLSDEQRAAIHKAARDVCAAASYVGAGTVEFLVGLDGVISFLEVNTRLQVEHPVTEETSGFDLVRAQFAVADGATLESLGLATDPAPRGHSFEFRINGEDPGRGFLPAPGTVASYVEPAGPGVRVDSGVDAGSVVGGAFDSLLSKIIVTGASREEALERARRVLDETVVDGLPTVLPFHRAVVRDPDFTDDPFRVHTRWIETDWGNELEPWSGVAADGEEPAARETVVVEVGGRRLEVTLPAGLGAATGVAAGPKPGRRSKSKSGAAGASGDALTSPMQGTIIKIAVSEGDTVAAGDLVVVLEAMKMEQPLTAHKAGTVKGLAATVGESVTSGAVICELVD is encoded by the coding sequence GTGCGCAAGGTGCTGATCGCGAATCGGGGCGAGATCGCCGTCCGGGTCGTGCGAGCGTGCCGGGACGCGGGTCTGGCCAGCGTCGCGGTGTACGCGGAGCCCGACCGGGACGCCAAGCACGTCCGGCTCGCGGACGAGGCCTTCGCGCTCGGCGGGACCACGGCGGCCGACTCGTACCTGGTCGTGGACAAGGTGCTGGCCGCGGCCCGGGAGTCCGGCGCCGACGCGGTCCACCCCGGCTACGGCTTCCTGTCCGAGAACGCGGAGTTCGCCCAGGCCGTCCTGGACGCCGGGCTGACCTGGATCGGGCCGCCGCCGGAGGCGATCCGGGTACTCGGCGACAAGGTCGCGGCCCGGCACCTGGCCGCCGAGGTCGGCGCGCCGCAGGTGCCCGGCACGTCCGACCCGGTCGCCGGCCCGGAGGAGGTGCTCGCGTTCGCCGAGGAGCACGGGCTGCCGGTGGCGATCAAGGCCGCGTTCGGCGGTGGTGGCCGCGGGCTCAAGGTCGCCCGGACGAGGGAGGAGATCCCGGAGCTGTTCGCCTCCGCGGTGCGCGAGGCCGAGGCCGCGTTCGGGCGGGGCGAGTGCTTCGTCGAGCGCTACCTGGACCGGCCGCGGCACGTCGAGGCCCAGATCATGGCCGACCAGCACGGCACGGTCACCGTGGTCGGCACCCGGGACTGCTCGCTGCAGCGGCGGCACCAGAAGCTGGTCGAGGAGGCGCCCGCGCCGTTCCTGTCCGACGAGCAGCGGGCCGCGATCCACAAGGCCGCGCGGGACGTCTGCGCGGCCGCGTCGTACGTCGGCGCCGGCACCGTCGAGTTCCTCGTCGGCCTGGACGGGGTGATCTCGTTCCTGGAGGTCAACACCCGGCTGCAGGTGGAGCACCCGGTCACCGAGGAGACCAGCGGGTTCGACCTGGTCCGGGCCCAGTTCGCGGTCGCGGACGGGGCCACGCTGGAGTCGCTCGGGCTGGCCACCGACCCGGCCCCGCGCGGGCACTCGTTCGAGTTCCGGATCAACGGCGAGGACCCCGGGCGCGGCTTCCTGCCCGCCCCCGGCACGGTCGCGTCGTACGTCGAGCCGGCCGGACCGGGCGTCCGGGTCGACTCCGGGGTGGACGCGGGCTCGGTCGTCGGCGGCGCGTTCGACTCGCTGCTGTCGAAGATCATCGTGACCGGCGCGTCCCGGGAGGAGGCGCTGGAGCGGGCCCGGCGGGTGCTGGACGAGACCGTGGTCGACGGGCTGCCGACCGTGCTGCCGTTCCACCGCGCGGTCGTCCGGGACCCCGACTTCACCGACGACCCGTTCCGGGTGCACACCCGCTGGATCGAGACCGACTGGGGCAACGAGCTGGAGCCGTGGTCCGGCGTCGCCGCCGACGGCGAGGAGCCGGCCGCGCGGGAGACCGTGGTGGTGGAGGTCGGCGGGCGGCGGCTGGAGGTCACGCTGCCGGCCGGGCTCGGGGCGGCGACGGGGGTCGCGGCCGGGCCGAAGCCGGGCCGGCGGTCGAAGTCCAAGAGCGGTGCGGCCGGTGCCAGCGGGGACGCGCTGACCAGCCCGATGCAGGGCACGATCATCAAGATCGCGGTCTCCGAGGGGGACACGGTCGCGGCCGGCGACCTGGTCGTCGTGCTGGAGGCGATGAAGATGGAGCAGCCGCTGACCGCGCACAAGGCGGGCACGGTGAAGGGTCTCGCCGCCACGGTCGGCGAGTCCGTCACCTCCGGCGCCGTCATCTGCGAACTCGTCGACTGA
- a CDS encoding DUF202 domain-containing protein translates to MSGPDPARRVPGPRPGLAVERTVLAWTRTWLSVAVCGLLLIRIGLGSSPLLVAGLAVSAVATLVVTVVGRRRAAILRPLAGAPTAPVPRATRSAATLAATISLLALAVALLLALH, encoded by the coding sequence GTGAGCGGTCCGGATCCGGCGCGGCGGGTGCCCGGCCCGCGGCCGGGGCTGGCGGTGGAGCGGACCGTGCTGGCCTGGACCCGGACCTGGTTGTCGGTCGCGGTCTGCGGGCTGCTGCTGATCCGGATCGGCCTCGGCTCGTCGCCGCTGCTCGTCGCCGGGCTGGCGGTGAGCGCGGTCGCGACGCTCGTGGTCACGGTCGTCGGCCGCCGCCGCGCCGCGATCCTGCGCCCGCTCGCCGGCGCCCCGACCGCGCCGGTTCCCCGGGCCACCCGCTCCGCTGCCACTCTCGCCGCGACGATCTCCCTACTCGCCCTCGCCGTCGCGCTTCTCCTGGCCCTGCACTAG
- a CDS encoding DUF202 domain-containing protein → MRWVQGPGEDGDEPDPRFTLANERTFLAWIRTALALIAGGIGLEAFVPRLAVPGLRQTLAVCLVLLGSAVSATAWTRWVHAQRAMRVGAPLPVPRLAPVLAGGIAVIALVTVVLLVATDR, encoded by the coding sequence GTGCGCTGGGTGCAGGGACCGGGGGAGGACGGCGACGAGCCCGATCCCCGGTTCACGCTGGCCAACGAGCGCACCTTCCTGGCCTGGATCCGTACGGCGCTGGCGCTGATCGCGGGCGGGATCGGGCTGGAAGCGTTCGTGCCGCGGCTGGCCGTGCCGGGGTTGCGGCAGACGCTCGCGGTCTGCCTGGTGCTGCTCGGATCGGCGGTCAGCGCGACCGCGTGGACGCGCTGGGTCCACGCGCAGCGGGCGATGCGGGTCGGCGCACCGCTGCCGGTGCCGCGGCTCGCGCCGGTGCTGGCCGGCGGAATCGCCGTCATCGCCCTCGTCACCGTCGTCCTCCTCGTCGCCACCGACCGATGA
- a CDS encoding DUF5313 family protein — MSSRPSALQWLRYALGGRLPDSLRTWVRHDLTDADWRIRQIVRVLVQAAFPIVVILVLPIPLGLRILMAVLILLGALSVGAAYGDELRERRFRQHGLTPPASEPPPTGRW, encoded by the coding sequence GTGAGCTCCCGCCCGTCCGCCCTGCAGTGGCTGCGGTACGCGTTGGGCGGCCGGTTGCCCGACTCCCTGCGCACCTGGGTCCGGCACGACCTGACCGACGCGGACTGGCGGATCCGGCAGATCGTGCGGGTGCTGGTGCAGGCGGCGTTCCCGATCGTGGTGATCCTGGTGCTGCCGATCCCCCTCGGGCTGCGGATCCTGATGGCCGTGCTGATCCTGCTGGGCGCGCTCTCGGTCGGCGCCGCGTACGGCGACGAGCTGCGGGAGCGCCGGTTCCGCCAGCACGGGCTCACCCCGCCGGCCTCGGAACCGCCACCGACCGGGCGATGGTGA
- a CDS encoding MFS transporter — MSLVPSSYGPLLRTPTVARALGTSLLARVGQPAGALAVTLLVIQRTGSYAAVGVVAATWVIGVGVGSLFWSRLVDGGRSARAVLVGTAAGNAAGLVALVTVRTGSALALTGLTLAAALFTPPAVPVVRALWPVVLTEPDARASMYSLEATVQELIFIVGPSLAGAAAAVASPSAAVLLAGVLAVVGAVSFAATPGLERIGSSERPPVRPGALVPLVPLFAAGFLLLCGLSWVEVGVVGAAGTAGDTAATGALFAVWSAGSLVGGLLGGARPARRGPGRRLLLLLAAVAGGHALLAVYPGLVALGALLVLAGGLVAPALAGIYTLVGEVAPAGAVAQTFAGLAVAFLGGSATGSALAGLVVQAHGPGTAFLLGAVPPALAAVLVGLTIARSVAVPRPAG; from the coding sequence GTGTCGCTGGTCCCGTCCTCGTACGGTCCGCTGCTGCGGACCCCGACGGTGGCGCGCGCGCTCGGGACCTCGCTGCTGGCCCGGGTCGGGCAGCCGGCCGGCGCGCTCGCGGTCACGCTGCTCGTAATCCAGCGCACCGGGTCGTACGCGGCCGTGGGGGTGGTGGCGGCGACCTGGGTGATCGGCGTCGGGGTCGGCTCGCTGTTCTGGAGCCGGCTGGTCGACGGCGGCCGGTCCGCCCGCGCCGTGCTGGTCGGGACCGCGGCCGGGAACGCGGCCGGGCTGGTCGCGCTGGTGACGGTCCGGACCGGCTCGGCCCTGGCGCTGACCGGGCTGACCCTCGCCGCGGCGCTGTTCACGCCGCCGGCCGTCCCGGTCGTCCGGGCGCTGTGGCCGGTCGTGCTGACCGAGCCCGACGCCCGCGCGTCGATGTACTCGCTGGAGGCGACCGTCCAGGAGCTGATCTTCATCGTCGGCCCGTCGCTCGCCGGCGCCGCCGCGGCGGTCGCGTCGCCGTCGGCCGCGGTGCTGCTGGCCGGGGTGCTGGCGGTGGTCGGCGCGGTCTCGTTCGCGGCCACGCCGGGGCTGGAGCGGATCGGCAGCAGCGAGCGGCCGCCGGTCCGGCCGGGCGCGCTGGTGCCGCTGGTGCCGCTGTTCGCGGCCGGGTTCCTGCTGCTGTGCGGGCTCTCCTGGGTCGAGGTCGGGGTGGTCGGCGCGGCCGGCACCGCGGGCGACACGGCCGCGACCGGCGCGCTGTTCGCGGTCTGGAGCGCGGGCTCGCTGGTCGGCGGGCTGCTGGGCGGCGCCCGCCCGGCCCGGCGCGGGCCTGGCCGGCGGCTGCTCCTGCTGCTGGCCGCGGTCGCGGGCGGGCACGCGCTGCTCGCGGTCTACCCCGGGCTGGTCGCGCTGGGTGCGCTGCTGGTGCTGGCCGGCGGGCTGGTCGCCCCGGCCCTGGCCGGGATCTACACGCTGGTCGGCGAGGTCGCGCCGGCCGGCGCCGTCGCCCAGACCTTCGCCGGGCTCGCGGTCGCGTTCCTGGGCGGGTCGGCCACCGGGTCGGCGCTGGCCGGGCTGGTCGTGCAGGCGCACGGACCGGGGACGGCGTTCCTGCTCGGCGCGGTGCCGCCGGCGCTGGCCGCGGTGCTGGTCGGGCTCACCATCGCCCGGTCGGTGGCGGTTCCGAGGCCGGCGGGGTGA